In a genomic window of uncultured Flavobacterium sp.:
- a CDS encoding SUF system Fe-S cluster assembly protein — MEQEIDTNELGESIVKVLKGIYDPEIPVDIYELGLIYDVMVNTDFEVKILMTLTSPNCPVAESLPREVEEKVKTIENIKDVDVEITFDPPWSKDLMSEEAKLELGML, encoded by the coding sequence ATGGAACAAGAAATAGACACAAACGAATTAGGAGAATCAATTGTAAAAGTTTTAAAAGGCATTTACGATCCAGAGATTCCTGTAGATATTTACGAATTAGGTTTGATTTATGACGTAATGGTAAATACTGATTTCGAAGTAAAAATCTTAATGACTTTAACGTCTCCAAACTGTCCTGTTGCGGAAAGTTTACCAAGAGAAGTTGAAGAAAAAGTAAAAACAATTGAAAACATTAAAGATGTTGATGTTGAAATTACTTTTGATCCGCCTTGGAGTAAAGATTTAATGAGCGAAGAAGCAAAATTAGAATTAGGAATGCTTTAA
- a CDS encoding GxxExxY protein — protein MITKKYLTDLIYHVNGAAIEVHKNIGAGLLENIYHKCMIKELSLRGINFQSELIIPVEYKGVKLESDLRCDLFIENCLVLELKAVDKIIPIHIAKLMSYMKLLKSPIGLMINFNVTNIYHEGQKTYINELYRWLED, from the coding sequence ATGATTACAAAGAAATATTTGACTGATTTAATTTACCATGTAAATGGTGCAGCAATTGAAGTTCATAAAAATATTGGAGCCGGACTTTTAGAGAATATTTATCATAAATGTATGATTAAGGAATTATCTTTAAGAGGAATTAATTTTCAATCTGAATTAATAATTCCGGTTGAATATAAAGGCGTAAAATTGGAATCTGATTTAAGATGTGATTTATTTATTGAAAACTGCTTAGTTCTGGAATTAAAAGCTGTTGATAAAATTATACCAATTCATATTGCAAAATTAATGTCATACATGAAGCTTTTAAAATCTCCGATAGGACTAATGATAAATTTCAATGTTACAAATATTTATCACGAAGGTCAAAAAACATATATCAACGAATTATACCGTTGGTTAGAAGATTAA
- a CDS encoding SufE family protein, translating into MTIKEIQNEIIDEFSMFDDWMQRYEYIIELGKSLPLIKEEYKTDENLIKGCQSKVWLQGEQNDDKIVFTADSDAILTKGIIAILIRAFSNQKAEDIINADTQFIDDIGLKEHLSATRANGLVSMIKNIKMYALAFDSKNKN; encoded by the coding sequence ATGACAATAAAAGAAATACAAAACGAAATAATAGACGAATTTTCGATGTTTGATGACTGGATGCAGCGTTATGAGTACATCATCGAATTGGGAAAAAGTCTTCCGTTAATCAAAGAAGAATACAAAACTGACGAGAATTTAATCAAAGGTTGTCAATCAAAAGTATGGTTGCAAGGTGAACAAAACGATGATAAAATTGTTTTCACTGCAGATAGTGACGCTATTTTAACTAAAGGGATTATTGCGATTTTAATTCGTGCATTCTCTAATCAAAAAGCTGAAGATATTATAAATGCCGACACTCAATTTATTGACGACATTGGTTTAAAAGAACATTTATCAGCCACTCGCGCAAACGGATTGGTTTCGATGATTAAAAATATCAAAATGTACGCTTTGGCTTTTGATTCAAAAAACAAAAACTAA
- a CDS encoding cysteine desulfurase yields the protein MLDIQKIRADFPILSEKVNGKPLVYFDNGATSQKPQIVIDAIAKYYQEINANIHRGVHTLSQLATDAYEISRVKIQHHINAKFSHEVLFTSGTTHGINLVTNGFASILKPGDEVVVSSLEHHSNIVPWQMLCEKTGATLKVIPMNENGELIMEAFDALLSEKTKVVTVNHISNALGIINPIKYIIEKAHAVGAAVLIDGAQAVPHLKPDVQDLDCDFYAFSGHKMCGPTGTGILYGKEEWLNKLPPYQGGGEMIKEVTFEKTTYADLPHKFEAGTPNIAGGIVLGTAVDYLNNIGFDNIQEQENALLAHATKRLLEIEGLKIYGTGKNKASVVSFNIDGIHPYDIGSIIDKLGIAVRTGHHCAQPIMNFFCIPGTIRASFSFYNTIEEIDTMVEAVKKAKTMLS from the coding sequence ATGTTAGACATCCAAAAAATAAGAGCTGATTTTCCGATACTTTCGGAAAAAGTAAACGGAAAACCTTTGGTTTATTTTGATAACGGCGCAACTTCGCAAAAGCCACAAATTGTGATCGATGCAATCGCAAAATATTATCAGGAAATCAATGCCAATATTCATCGTGGCGTTCATACATTAAGTCAATTGGCAACTGATGCTTATGAGATTTCAAGAGTGAAAATCCAACATCATATTAATGCTAAATTTTCGCATGAAGTACTTTTTACTTCTGGAACAACACACGGAATCAACCTTGTAACAAATGGTTTTGCTTCTATTTTAAAACCTGGAGACGAAGTTGTAGTTTCTTCACTGGAACATCATAGCAATATTGTGCCTTGGCAAATGTTATGCGAGAAAACCGGAGCAACTCTTAAGGTTATTCCGATGAATGAAAATGGCGAATTGATCATGGAAGCTTTTGACGCTTTACTTTCAGAGAAAACTAAAGTTGTTACTGTAAATCATATTTCGAACGCATTAGGAATCATAAATCCTATCAAATATATTATTGAAAAAGCACATGCGGTTGGTGCAGCTGTTTTGATTGATGGCGCTCAGGCAGTTCCGCATTTAAAACCGGATGTTCAGGATTTAGATTGTGATTTTTATGCTTTTTCAGGGCATAAAATGTGTGGTCCAACCGGAACCGGAATTTTATACGGAAAAGAAGAATGGTTAAATAAATTGCCTCCTTATCAAGGTGGCGGAGAAATGATCAAAGAAGTTACTTTCGAGAAAACGACTTACGCTGATCTTCCTCATAAATTTGAAGCGGGAACTCCAAATATTGCTGGAGGAATTGTTTTAGGAACTGCTGTTGATTATTTAAACAACATTGGTTTTGATAATATTCAGGAACAAGAAAATGCATTATTAGCGCACGCGACAAAGCGTTTGTTAGAAATTGAAGGTTTGAAAATTTACGGAACCGGAAAAAATAAAGCTTCTGTGGTTTCGTTTAATATTGACGGAATTCATCCTTATGATATTGGTTCAATTATCGATAAATTAGGAATTGCCGTTAGAACCGGACATCATTGTGCTCAACCTATTATGAATTTTTTCTGTATTCCGGGAACTATTCGTGCTTCATTTTCTTTTTACAATACAATCGAAGAAATTGACACAATGGTTGAAGCGGTTAAAAAAGCAAAAACCATGTTAAGCTAA
- a CDS encoding serine hydrolase gives MKKFLKLLALVLVLAFLYFGFTTYPKLDLISGFSAKSIASGHFLDHRSKELIEKTDNDIDMIDLATNTINDAGKFATSNVYGLKERKAIYREGLGATLINDDYDVSKPYLLPKRTKLVNNLPFPYGNNEPKDSAFSNVDYSKLKKVIDDSFDKNGGKAKRTRAVVVLYKDKLIGEKYDTGFNKDSKILGWSMTKSITSSAFGVLAKQGKIDIYKPAPIAEWKNDDRKIITINDLLHMNSGLEWEENYSTICDATKMLFQAEDMGKVQMDKPAQFKPDTHWNYSSGTTNLLSRILRAQFKTQQEYLDFWYSAVIDKIGMNSMIVEQDMSGTFVGSSYGWATPRDWSKFGLLYLHKGNWNGEQILDESWVKYTATPTNTSEGKYGAQFWLNAGGKFPDVPRDMFYCSGYQGQMVAIIPSLDMVIVRMGVKEEEPGFDFNGFLKGIISSVKK, from the coding sequence ATGAAAAAATTTCTCAAATTACTTGCGCTTGTTTTAGTTCTTGCATTTCTGTATTTTGGATTCACAACTTATCCGAAACTTGATTTGATTTCCGGCTTTTCAGCCAAAAGTATTGCGTCGGGTCATTTTTTAGATCATAGATCGAAAGAATTAATCGAGAAAACCGACAATGATATTGATATGATTGATTTGGCAACAAATACAATTAATGATGCTGGAAAATTTGCAACTTCAAATGTTTATGGCTTAAAAGAGCGAAAAGCAATTTATCGCGAAGGACTTGGAGCAACTTTGATTAATGATGATTATGATGTTTCGAAGCCATATTTGCTTCCAAAGAGAACCAAATTGGTAAATAATCTTCCTTTTCCTTACGGGAATAATGAACCGAAGGATTCTGCTTTTTCGAATGTTGATTATTCAAAATTGAAGAAAGTCATTGATGATTCTTTCGATAAAAATGGAGGAAAAGCAAAACGTACTCGCGCCGTTGTAGTTTTATATAAAGACAAATTGATTGGCGAAAAATACGATACTGGTTTTAATAAAGACAGTAAAATTCTAGGTTGGTCGATGACAAAAAGTATTACAAGTTCTGCTTTTGGAGTTTTAGCCAAACAAGGAAAAATTGATATTTATAAACCGGCTCCAATTGCCGAATGGAAAAATGATGATCGTAAAATTATCACGATAAATGATTTACTTCATATGAATTCCGGTTTAGAATGGGAAGAGAATTACAGTACGATTTGCGATGCTACAAAAATGCTTTTTCAGGCCGAAGATATGGGGAAAGTTCAAATGGATAAACCGGCACAATTCAAACCAGATACACATTGGAATTATTCTTCAGGAACAACTAATTTATTATCCAGAATTTTAAGAGCACAATTTAAAACGCAACAAGAATATCTTGATTTTTGGTACAGTGCTGTAATTGACAAAATCGGAATGAATTCGATGATTGTCGAGCAAGATATGTCGGGAACTTTTGTTGGTTCGTCATACGGATGGGCGACACCACGGGATTGGTCGAAATTTGGATTATTATATCTCCATAAAGGAAATTGGAATGGAGAACAAATTCTGGACGAAAGCTGGGTAAAATATACAGCAACTCCAACAAATACTTCAGAAGGAAAATATGGTGCTCAGTTTTGGTTAAACGCTGGAGGGAAATTCCCTGATGTTCCTCGTGATATGTTTTATTGCAGCGGATATCAAGGTCAAATGGTGGCAATTATTCCGTCTCTGGATATGGTAATCGTGAGAATGGGAGTGAAGGAAGAAGAACCGGGATTTGATTTTAATGGCTTTTTAAAAGGGATAATTTCTTCGGTTAAAAAATAA
- the sufD gene encoding Fe-S cluster assembly protein SufD, with translation MDLKEKLVSSFMAFEERVDVHSDLHDIRTNALKNFENKGFPTKKEEAWKYTSLNAILKNDFTVFPKQENAIEFNQVKKYFLHEIDTYKLVFIDGVFSSHLSSTTHDGIDVCLMSSALTKPKYKMIIDTYFNQIASKDDSLTSLNTAFASEGAFINIPKKKVADKPIEIMYFSTGNEAALMVQPRNLVIVGENSHVQIIERHQSLNENPVLTNSVTEIFAQKRAIVDYYKIQNDNSEANLIDNTYVSQQQESHAYVHTFSFGGNLTRNNLNFYHFGERLTSTLNGISILNDKQHVDHYTLVNHATPNCESFQDYKGIFSDRSTGVFNGKVLVEKEAQKTNAFQKSNNILLSDKATINAKPQLEIFADDVKCSHGCTVGQLDETAMFYMQSRGIPKKEAKALLMYAFSNAVIESIKIPELKQRITKIIAMKLGVNLGFDL, from the coding sequence ATGGATTTAAAAGAAAAATTAGTATCGTCTTTTATGGCTTTTGAAGAGCGTGTCGATGTACATTCAGATTTACACGACATACGCACAAATGCTTTAAAAAACTTTGAAAATAAAGGTTTCCCAACCAAAAAAGAAGAAGCTTGGAAATATACATCGCTAAACGCCATCTTAAAAAATGACTTTACGGTTTTTCCTAAGCAAGAAAATGCAATTGAATTTAATCAGGTAAAAAAATACTTTTTACACGAAATCGACACTTATAAATTGGTATTTATCGATGGCGTTTTTAGTTCGCATTTATCTTCTACAACACATGACGGAATCGATGTTTGTTTGATGTCATCGGCATTGACCAAACCAAAATATAAAATGATTATTGATACTTACTTCAATCAAATCGCAAGTAAAGATGATAGTTTGACTTCATTGAATACTGCTTTTGCAAGTGAAGGAGCTTTTATTAATATTCCGAAGAAAAAAGTTGCAGATAAGCCAATTGAGATTATGTATTTCTCAACTGGAAATGAAGCTGCATTAATGGTTCAGCCAAGAAATTTGGTTATTGTGGGCGAAAATTCACATGTTCAAATTATCGAGCGCCACCAAAGTTTGAATGAAAATCCTGTTTTAACCAATTCGGTTACAGAGATTTTTGCTCAAAAACGTGCGATTGTTGATTATTACAAAATTCAAAACGATAATAGTGAAGCCAATTTAATTGACAACACTTACGTTTCGCAACAACAAGAAAGTCATGCTTATGTGCACACTTTCTCTTTTGGAGGAAATTTGACTCGTAACAATTTGAATTTTTATCACTTTGGTGAAAGATTGACAAGTACCCTTAACGGAATTTCTATCCTAAATGACAAACAACACGTTGATCATTATACTTTGGTAAACCACGCAACGCCAAATTGCGAAAGTTTCCAGGATTATAAAGGAATTTTCTCTGATCGTTCAACAGGAGTTTTCAACGGAAAAGTTTTGGTAGAAAAAGAAGCTCAAAAAACAAATGCTTTCCAAAAAAGCAATAACATTTTATTGAGTGATAAAGCTACTATCAACGCAAAACCACAATTAGAGATTTTTGCTGATGACGTAAAATGTTCTCACGGTTGTACAGTTGGACAACTTGATGAAACTGCAATGTTCTACATGCAATCTCGTGGAATCCCGAAAAAAGAAGCTAAAGCTTTATTGATGTACGCATTCTCAAATGCCGTTATCGAAAGCATTAAAATACCAGAATTAAAACAAAGAATTACTAAAATCATTGCCATGAAATTGGGCGTGAATTTAGGATTTGATTTGTAG